The sequence below is a genomic window from Thiomonas sp. FB-Cd.
TACAACTCGCAGTGCAGTCGTGTCCATGTCTCAAGCTTTTGGGCTTGAGCGGCATTGGGATACAGCTTGAGCGTGACTTTGCGCCGTTGCATGCTGGTATTTTATCCAGCTATCGACGGAACAACAAGCGAAACCCGCCCGCTTGACCCCCTCCTGCCCGGACGGCTTCGCCTAAGCGACGCTGTGCGTCGGGCCGGGCTAGGAAGGGGAATGCGCGAGCATATGTTCAGCGACGCCGGGGAAAGGCGCCCTCAAGCGCGCTGTCGATGATCAGCCCCGCGGCGCTATACAGCAGCGAGCCGATGATCGCCGCGCCGAAATTGCGCACGTGAAAGCCATCGCTCAGGCCTGACGCGGCATAGAACATCAATGCGTTGATGATGAAAAAGAAAAACCCGAGCGTAAGCACCGTGATCGGCAAGGTGAGAATGAACAGCACCGGACGCACCAAGGCATTGAGCAAGCCAATGATCAATGCTGCCCACATCGCCGCCGCGAACCCCGCCACCTGCACGCCACTGTAGAGGTACGTCAGCGCCATCAGGGCTGTGGCTGACAGAAGCCATTTTGCAAGAAGCTTCAGCATTGCGTGCCAGGCCTCAGATACGTCGCGCCAACTCGGCTGCCTTGCCCGTGTAGCTGCCAGGCGTGAGCTCCAAAAGCCGCGTCTTGTCGGCTTCGGGAAGGGGCAAGGTCGCGATAAATTCGCGCAGAACTTGGCGCGTGATCGGCTTGCCCCGGGTCAGATCCTTCAACTGTTCATAGGGGTTAGGCAGTCCGTAGCGGCGCATCACGGTCTGCACAGGCTCGGCCAGCACTTCCCACGCCGCCTCCAGATCCTCGGCCAGGCGCTGCGGGTTTGGTTCAAGCTTGTCCAGTCCGCGTTGCAAGCTGTCATAGGCCAGCAGGCCGTAGCCCAGCGCGACGCCCATATTGCGCAGCACGGTGGAGTCGGTGAGATCACGCTGGAAGCGTGACAGGGGAAGTTTGTCACTCAGATGGCGCAGCAGGGCATTGGCCAAGCCAAGGTTGCCTTCGGAATTTTCGAAGTCGATGGGGTTGACCTTGTGCGGCATGGTCGAGGAGCCAATCTCACCGGCTTTGGTGCGCTGTTTGAAATAGCCCCAGGAGATGTAGCCCCAGATGTCGCGGTTCAGGTCCAGCAGCACGGTATTGGCGCGCGCAACGGCATCGAAGAGTTCAGCCATCGCGTCGTGCGGCTCGATCTGAATGGTGTAGGGATTGAAGCGAAGGCGCAGCTGCTGCTCCACGACACGACGCGCAATCGCCTCCCAGTCCACGTCCGGATACGCCGCCAGGTGGGCGTTGTAGTTGCCCACCGCGCCGTTCATCTTTGCCGTCAGCTCCACTGCCGCAATTTGCGCGATGGCGCGTTCCAGCCGCGCGGCCACGTTGGCCATTTCCTTGCCCAGCGTGGTTGGGCTGGCATTCTGCCCGTGAGTGCGCGACAGCATGGACGCGTCGGCCAGTTCATGCGCCAGCGATTTCAGGCGCGCGAGGATCGCGCGCAGCGCCGGCAGCACGACCTGTTCGCGCGCACCGCTGAGCATCAGTCCATGCGCGGTGTTGTTGATGTCTTCCGACGTGCACGCAAAGTGCACAAATTCACTCGAACGCGCGAGCTCGGGCCAAGCGTTCAGCCGCTCCTTGATCCAATACTCCACGGCCTTGACGTCGTGGTTGGTCACGCGTTCGATCGCTTTGATGGCCTGCGCATCGACCTCGGTAAAACCGTGGGCCACCGCACGCAGCTCGCTCTGGATGGCTGGTGCAATCGGCGGCAGCTCGGGCAACCCGGCCTGCGACAACGCGATCAGCCATTCGATTTCCACCTCGACACGGCAGCGCATCAGCGCCGCTTCGGACAGATGCTGGCGCAAGGCGTCCACCTTGGCAGCGTAACGCCCGTCAAGCGGCGACAGCGCTGAAAGCATGGAGGGGCTGGGCGGCGTGGAAGACATGGATTCGGTTTGCATGGCTACATTGTAGGAAGCCCATGCACTGCCCTTGCTCGGGCGCGTGGCGGATCGCCCGCAACACAGCCTCGCCTTATACTCATTCGGCAAATTGCCTACTTCCATGGTCATGAAACTCATCGGTTCGCCCACCAGCCCTTATGTGCGCAAGGTTCGCGTCGTCCTGGCGGAAAAGAAGATCGAATACAAATTCGTCGAGGACAACGTCTGGGGCGCCGGCACGCAAATCCAGAACTTCAATCCGCTCGGCAAGGTTCCCTGCCTGGTCATGGAGGATGGCAGCGTGATTTATGACTCGCGCGTCATCGTGGAGTACCTCGACACATTAACCCCTGTGGGCAAGCTGATTCCCGGCACCGGCCGTGAGCGTGCCGAGGTGCGAACGTGGGAAGCGCTGGCTGACGGCATGATGGATGCGACGGCAACTGCGCGCCTGGAGCAGACGTGGCCTGGACGCATGGAGGCTGAGCGCAGCCAGGCCTGGATCGACCGCCAGCTCGGCAAAGTCCACGCAGCCCTCAAGGCAGCGTCGGTCGGTTTGGGCGATGCGCCCTGGTTATGCGGCACCCACCTGACGCTTGCCGACATCGCGGTGGCCTCCGCCCTTGGCTATGTGGAGTTTCGCTACCCGGATATTGCCTGGAAGCAGGATTACCCGAACCTGTCCAAGCTGTACGACAAGCTCATGCAACGCGCCTCCTTCAAGGACACCGTGCCGCCAGCGGCATGAACCAGTCCTCGGGGCATGGCCGCATTGCCCCGCGCCCTGAGCTGCGGGGCGATCCCCCACATCGCCCGGAGAATCGGCGCAGCGCTGCTCGCTGAGGCCGGCGCCGACTTGCGTATCCCCTCGCTTGGGCCGTGATGGGCAAAGGAAAGGGCGTTCCTGGAGCCGCCTTCCGGCACACTTATGGTTTGAGCGCGCCCAG
It includes:
- a CDS encoding phage holin family protein, which produces MLKLLAKWLLSATALMALTYLYSGVQVAGFAAAMWAALIIGLLNALVRPVLFILTLPITVLTLGFFFFIINALMFYAASGLSDGFHVRNFGAAIIGSLLYSAAGLIIDSALEGAFPRRR
- the purB gene encoding adenylosuccinate lyase; translated protein: MSSTPPSPSMLSALSPLDGRYAAKVDALRQHLSEAALMRCRVEVEIEWLIALSQAGLPELPPIAPAIQSELRAVAHGFTEVDAQAIKAIERVTNHDVKAVEYWIKERLNAWPELARSSEFVHFACTSEDINNTAHGLMLSGAREQVVLPALRAILARLKSLAHELADASMLSRTHGQNASPTTLGKEMANVAARLERAIAQIAAVELTAKMNGAVGNYNAHLAAYPDVDWEAIARRVVEQQLRLRFNPYTIQIEPHDAMAELFDAVARANTVLLDLNRDIWGYISWGYFKQRTKAGEIGSSTMPHKVNPIDFENSEGNLGLANALLRHLSDKLPLSRFQRDLTDSTVLRNMGVALGYGLLAYDSLQRGLDKLEPNPQRLAEDLEAAWEVLAEPVQTVMRRYGLPNPYEQLKDLTRGKPITRQVLREFIATLPLPEADKTRLLELTPGSYTGKAAELARRI
- a CDS encoding glutathione S-transferase N-terminal domain-containing protein codes for the protein MKLIGSPTSPYVRKVRVVLAEKKIEYKFVEDNVWGAGTQIQNFNPLGKVPCLVMEDGSVIYDSRVIVEYLDTLTPVGKLIPGTGRERAEVRTWEALADGMMDATATARLEQTWPGRMEAERSQAWIDRQLGKVHAALKAASVGLGDAPWLCGTHLTLADIAVASALGYVEFRYPDIAWKQDYPNLSKLYDKLMQRASFKDTVPPAA